In one Trichosurus vulpecula isolate mTriVul1 chromosome 8, mTriVul1.pri, whole genome shotgun sequence genomic region, the following are encoded:
- the LOC118829756 gene encoding olfactory receptor 4K13, with protein sequence MELKNYSVVSEFILLGLTKSPNLQIFFFLGFSMVYMGTVLGNLLILITVIFDSRLHTPMYFLLANLSLIDMILGSFATPKMIVDFLREHKTISWWGCFSQMFFMHILGGSEMMLLVAMAIDRYVAICKPLHYMTIMNHRVLLGLVLTSYTVGFVHSSSQMAFMLNLPFCGPNTVDSFFCDLPLVIKLACRDTYVLQLLVIADSGLLSLICFILLLFSYTIIIYSVRHRASGGSSKALSTLSAHITVVTLFFAPCVFIYAWPFSRYSVDKILSDFYTIFTPLLNPIIYTLRNQEVKAAIKKIRNRHKL encoded by the coding sequence ATGGAACTGAAAAATTATTCTGTAGTGTCTGAGTTCATCTTGCTAGGCTTGACCAAATCTCCGAacctccaaattttcttcttcctgggaTTTTCTATGGTATATATGGGAACTGTATTAGGAAACCTGCTCATCTTGATCACTGTGATCTTTGACTCCCGTCTTCACACCCCGATGTATTTCCTGCTAGCAAACCTCTCCTTAATTGACATGATCTTGGGCTCCTTTGCTACCCCAAAGATGATTGTGGACTTTCTCCGAGAGCACAAGACTATCTCCTGGTGGGGATGTTTCTCCCAGATGTTCTTTATGCACATTCTTGGTGGGAGTGAAATGATGCTGCTTGTTGCCATGGCAATTGATAGATATGTTGCCATTTGTAAACCCCTCCactacatgactattatgaatcaTCGAGTGCTTCTGGGACTGGTATTGACCTCTTATACAGTTGGTTTTGTGCACTCATCAAGCCAGATGGCTTTTATGTTGAATTTGCCCTTCTGCGGACCGAATACAGTGGACAGCTTCTTCTGTGACCTCCCCTTGGTGATCAAGCTTGCCTGTAGAGACACTTATGTGCTACAGCTCCTGGTAATTGCTGATAGTGGTCTCCTGTCCCTCATCTGTTTcatccttttacttttctcttaCACAATCATAATCTATTCTGTTCGTCATCGAGCCTCTGGTGGGTCTTCTAAGGCTCTCTCCACTCTGTCAGCTCACATTACAGTGGTAACTTTATTCTTTGCACCATGTGTCTTCATCTATGCGTGGCCTTTCAGCAGATATTCTGTCGATAAGATACTTTCTGACTTTTATACAATTTTCACACCCCTATTGAATCCCATTATTTACACACTGAGGAACCAAGAGGTAAAGGCAGCCATTAAAAAAATACGTAATCGACACAAACTCTAA
- the LOC118829758 gene encoding olfactory receptor 4K13-like, whose protein sequence is MEHGNLSMVAEFILLGLTESPELQIFFSVFFSITYTAIVFGNLIIIFTVTFDTHLHSPMYFLLANLSFIDMSLASFATPKMIHSLVSKHRGISYQGCMAQMFFLHLFGGSEMMLLVAMAIDRYIAICKPLHYTTIMNHRACFGLVLLSWTTGFVHTMSQMIFTVTLPFCGPNVVDSFFCDLPRVIKLACLDTYILELLVIADSGLLSLICFILLLISYSIILVTVRLHSSSGSSKALSTLSAHITVVALFFGPCIFIYVWPFSSISMDKILSVFYTIFTPLLNPMIYTFRNKDMKRSIKKLKNHHVGCRLTF, encoded by the coding sequence ATGGAACATGGAAACCTCTCAATGGTAGCAGAATTTATTTTGCTGGGACTCACTGAGTCACCTGAGTTgcagattttcttttctgtatttttttccatcaccTACACAGCCATTGTGTTTGGCAACCTCATTATCATCTTTACAGTGACCTTTGACACTCATCTTCATTCTCCCATGTACTTCTTACTTGCCAACCTCTCCTTCATTGATATGTCCCTGGCCTCTTTTGCCACCCCCAAAATGATCCATAGTTTAGTGAGTAAACACAGGGGCATCTCCTACCAGGGTTGCATGGCCCAgatgtttttcctccatctctttggTGGCAGTGAAATGATGCTACTTGTTGCAATGGCAATTGATAGATACATAGCCATATGCAAACCTCTCCATTATACAACCATCATGAATCATCGTGCCTGCTTTGGGCTTGTGCTGCTCTCCTGGACCACTGGTTTTGTGCATACCATGAGCCAGATGATTTTTACAGTGACCTTGCCATTCTGTGGTCCCAATGTTGTGGATAGTTTTTTTTGTGACCTTCCTCGGGTGATCAAGCTCGCCTGCCTTGATACTTACATACTGGAGCTGTTGGTCATTGCAGACAGTGGACTACTCTCACTGATTTGCTTCATCCTCCTGCTCATCTCCTATAGCATCATATTAGTCACTGTTAGACTTCACTCCTCTAGTGGGTCCTCCAAGGCTTTGTCCACACTGTCTGCACACATTACAGTAGTAGCTCTTTTCTTTGGACCATGTATCTTTATTTATGTGTGGCCCTTCAGTAGCATCTCAATGGATAAGATCCTTTCTGTGTTTTACACTATTTTTACCCCCCTTTTGAATCCAATGATCTATACGTTCAGAAATAAAGATATGAAGAGATCtattaaaaaactgaaaaatcatCATGTGGGTTGCAGATTGACCTTCTAG